One genomic window of Magnolia sinica isolate HGM2019 chromosome 3, MsV1, whole genome shotgun sequence includes the following:
- the LOC131239988 gene encoding 4-coumarate--CoA ligase-like 9, which translates to MADKDSVNANRPSIDPITGFCAATKTFHSIRPTIPLPPLSLPLSSGSYSLSLLLSSSPLPSSPALIDSTSGQTLSYHDFILRVQSLSSALKPLLSRGQTALILATPSLHIPVLYFSLLSLGVVVSPSNPASTPPEISRQIHISRPVIAFATSASAPKLPPSLPTILLDSPLFLSMIAPRGASVAVNPASDEPNQSDAAAILYSSGTTGKIKGVVLTHRNIISLLAGIYAVRQERAPPAVVLVTMPLFHMVGLFYCLKAVSMRETVVMMERFEVGKMVRAVDEFQVTHLSAAPPVVLAMTKGDMVDPYRLRSLKWVLSGGAPLGKEVIERFKSRFPAVQLGQGYGMTETTGPIFRPTSPEETQHYGSVGRLSAYMEVKIMDPATGIALPPCKQGELWVRGPTITRGYVGDEVATAAAFDSEGWLKTGDLCYMDNDGFLFVVDRLKELIKYKAYQVPPAELEHLLQSHPEITEAAVIPYPDEEAGQVPMAFVVRKPQSTLDDKQVMDFVTKQVAPYKKIRRVSFIDSIPKTAAGKILRKDLVKLATSASAPSKL; encoded by the exons ATGGCGGACAAGGACAGCGTTAatgcaaaccgtccatccatcgaCCCCATCACGGGCTTCTGCGCTGCAACCAAGACCTTCCACAGTATCCGTCCAACAattcctctccctcctctctccctCCCCCTCTCCTCCGgctcctactctctctctctcctcctctcttcaTCTCCACTCCCTTCATCTCCCGCTCTCATCGACTCAACCTCCGGACAGACCCTCTCCTACCACGATTTCATCCTCCGCGTACAATCCCTGTCCTCCGCACTCAAACCCCTCCTCTCCCGAGGACAGACTGCTCTCATCCTCGCCACTCCGTCTCTCCACATCCCTGTCCTCtacttctctctcctctccctcggCGTCGTCGTCTCCCCTTCCAACCCCGCTTCCACTCCTCCCGAGATTTCCCGCCAAATCCACATCAGCCGCCCTGTCATTGCCTTCGCCACGTCAGCGTCTGCGCCAaagctccctccctccctccctaccATCCTTCTCGACTCCCCCCTCTTCCTCTCCATGATCGCACCACGTGGCGCCTCGGTTGCCGTCAATCCCGCCTCGGATGAGCCCAACCAGTCGGATGCCGCGGCGATCCTATACTCGTCGGGGACGACCGGTAAAATAAAGGGAGTGGTGCTGACCCACCGGAATATCATATCACTTTTGGCCGGGATCTACGCCGTCAGGCAGGAAAGGGCGCCGCCGGCGGTTGTGCTGGTGACGATGCCGCTGTTCCATATGGTCGGTTTGTTCTACTGTTTGAAGGCGGTGTCGATGAGAGAGACGGTGGTGATGATGGAGAGGTTTGAGGTGGGGAAGATGGTGAGGGCGGTGGACGAGTTCCAGGTCACGCACTTGTCAGCAGCGCCGCCAGTGGTGTTGGCAATGACGAAAGGGGATATGGTGGATCCGTACAGGTTGAGGTCGCTCAAGTGGGTGCTCTCCGGCGGAGCGCCCCTAGGCAAAGAGGTGATCGAGCGGTTCAAGTCCAGGTTCCCAGCCGTCCAACTAGGCCAG GGGTATGGAATGACGGAGACGACTGGACCAATTTTCCGGCCAACCTCACCGGAAGAAACCCAGCACTATGGTTCGGTGGGGCGGCTTTCAGCCTACATGGAAGTGAAGATCATGGATCCTGCAACCGGCATTGCTTTGCCTCCATGCAAGCAAGGAGAGCTTTGGGTTAGAGGCCCTACAATCACCAGAG GTTATGTTGGAGATGAAGTGGCAACGGCCGCAGCATTTGATTCCGAAGGGTGGTTGAAAACTGGCGATCTTTGTTACATGGACAACGATGGATTTCTGTTCGTCGTCGATAGGTTGAAAGAATTAATTAAGTACAAGGCTTACCAG GTTCCTCCAGCAGAATTGGAGCACTTGCTTCAATCACACCCAGAAATCACTGAAGCGGCTGTGATTCC GTACCCAGATGAAGAAGCGGGACAAGTGCCCATGGCCTTTGTGGTGAGAAAACCTCAAAGCACCCTCGACGATAAGCAAGTCATGGATTTTGTCACCAAACAG